The Lonsdalea populi genome window below encodes:
- the proX gene encoding glycine betaine/L-proline ABC transporter substrate-binding protein ProX, with the protein MHKTGIMTFALTVVLSTSLAAAELPGKGVTVQPIQSTLTEETFQTELVNKALEKLGYDVQPTREVDYNVAYTSIAAGDATFMAVNWDPLQNDQYKSAGGDAKFFRQGIYVSGAAQGYLIDKKTAEQYKITNIAQLKDPKIAKLFDTNDDGKADLTGCNPGWGCEAAINNHLKAYGLTPTVEHNQGNYAAMIADTITRFHEGKPILYYTWTPYWVSNVLVPGRDVVWLQVPFSSQPGDMKGVSTKLANGADYGFPVNNIRIAANKAWAEKNPAAAKLFSSMWLPVADVSAQNQRMHAGESSEEAINRHVDGWIKAHQKQFDAWVDSARAAVK; encoded by the coding sequence ATGCATAAAACAGGCATAATGACGTTTGCCCTGACCGTAGTACTTAGTACCTCTCTCGCGGCAGCCGAACTTCCGGGCAAAGGCGTTACCGTACAGCCGATCCAGAGCACACTGACGGAAGAAACGTTCCAGACAGAGCTGGTGAACAAAGCGTTGGAAAAACTGGGCTACGACGTCCAGCCGACGCGCGAAGTGGACTACAACGTCGCTTACACCTCTATTGCCGCTGGCGACGCGACCTTTATGGCCGTTAACTGGGATCCGCTGCAGAACGACCAGTACAAATCCGCAGGCGGCGACGCCAAATTCTTCCGCCAGGGGATTTATGTCTCCGGCGCGGCTCAGGGTTACCTGATCGATAAGAAAACGGCGGAGCAGTACAAGATAACCAACATCGCTCAGTTGAAAGATCCTAAAATCGCCAAGCTGTTCGATACTAATGATGACGGCAAGGCCGATCTGACCGGTTGTAATCCGGGCTGGGGCTGTGAAGCGGCTATCAATAACCATCTGAAGGCCTACGGCCTGACGCCGACGGTGGAACATAATCAGGGTAATTACGCGGCGATGATCGCCGATACCATCACCCGTTTCCACGAAGGTAAGCCGATCCTGTACTACACCTGGACGCCATACTGGGTCAGCAACGTACTGGTGCCGGGACGTGATGTCGTCTGGCTGCAGGTTCCTTTCTCCTCCCAGCCGGGAGACATGAAAGGCGTCAGCACCAAACTGGCTAACGGCGCCGACTACGGCTTCCCGGTGAACAACATCCGCATCGCTGCCAACAAGGCGTGGGCAGAGAAGAACCCGGCTGCGGCCAAGCTGTTCTCCAGCATGTGGCTGCCGGTTGCCGATGTGAGTGCGCAGAACCAGCGTATGCACGCCGGTGAGTCGTCTGAAGAGGCCATTAACCGTCACGTTGACGGCTGGATTAAAGCCCACCAGAAACAGTTTGACGCGTGGGTTGACTCCGCACGCGCCGCCGTGAAGTAA
- the proW gene encoding glycine betaine/L-proline ABC transporter permease ProW gives MTDATNPWETSTTAEQAAQQPAAAPQADPWGAAPAPTDGGGADAWGNAAPPAGGTDVPAGSTDWLSSAPTPESEHFNLLDPFKHTLIPLDSWVTRGIDWLVMHFRPVFQGVRVPVDIILNAFQQLLMGMPAPVAIIVFSLLAWQVSRFGMGMAAFISLIVIGAIGAWSQAMVTLSLVLTALFFCVLIGLPMGIWLARSERAAKIIRPLLDAMQTTPAFVYLVPIVMLFGIGNVPGVVVTIIFALPPMVRLTILGIRQVPADLLEAAESFGASPRQMLLKVQLPLAMPTIMAGVNQTLMLALSMVVIASMIAVGGLGQMVLRGIGRLDMGQAAIGGVGIVILAIILDRLTQSLGRDKRSRNNQRWFNSGPIGLLARPFIKS, from the coding sequence ATGACTGATGCGACTAATCCGTGGGAAACCTCCACGACCGCTGAACAAGCCGCCCAGCAACCGGCCGCCGCGCCGCAGGCCGATCCTTGGGGCGCGGCTCCCGCCCCGACCGATGGCGGCGGAGCTGACGCCTGGGGCAATGCCGCTCCGCCCGCCGGCGGCACCGACGTTCCCGCCGGGAGCACCGACTGGCTGAGCAGCGCGCCGACGCCGGAATCCGAGCACTTTAACCTGCTCGATCCGTTCAAACATACGCTGATCCCGCTGGATAGCTGGGTGACGCGCGGCATCGACTGGTTGGTGATGCACTTCCGCCCCGTATTTCAGGGCGTGCGCGTGCCGGTCGATATTATCCTGAACGCCTTCCAGCAATTGCTGATGGGCATGCCGGCACCGGTCGCGATCATCGTGTTCTCGCTGCTGGCCTGGCAGGTCTCCCGCTTCGGCATGGGGATGGCGGCGTTTATCTCCCTAATCGTGATCGGCGCGATCGGCGCATGGTCCCAGGCGATGGTTACGCTGTCTCTGGTGTTGACCGCCCTGTTCTTCTGCGTCCTTATCGGCCTTCCCATGGGAATTTGGCTGGCGCGCAGCGAGCGGGCCGCGAAGATTATCCGGCCTCTGCTGGATGCGATGCAGACAACGCCTGCGTTCGTCTATCTGGTGCCAATCGTCATGTTGTTCGGCATCGGCAACGTACCGGGCGTGGTGGTCACTATTATCTTTGCGCTGCCGCCCATGGTGCGTCTGACTATTCTGGGGATACGTCAGGTTCCCGCCGACCTGCTGGAAGCCGCAGAGTCGTTCGGCGCCAGCCCGCGTCAGATGCTGTTGAAAGTTCAGCTGCCGCTGGCGATGCCGACCATTATGGCCGGGGTCAACCAAACGCTGATGCTGGCGCTGTCGATGGTGGTGATTGCCTCGATGATCGCCGTCGGCGGTCTGGGACAGATGGTACTCCGCGGTATCGGCCGGCTCGATATGGGACAGGCCGCAATCGGCGGCGTTGGGATCGTCATTCTGGCCATCATCCTTGACCGTCTGACCCAGTCTCTGGGCCGCGACAAGCGCAGCCGTAACAATCAGCGCTGGTTCAACAGCGGTCCTATCGGTCTGCTGGCCCGTCCTTTCATCAAGTCTTAA
- the proV gene encoding glycine betaine/L-proline ABC transporter ATP-binding protein ProV — protein sequence MAIKLEVKNLYKIFGEHPDRAFGLMDKGLNKDQVFEKTGLTVGVENANLAIEEGEIFVIMGLSGSGKSTLVRLLNRLIEPTRGQVLIDGEDIARISDGALREVRRKKISMVFQSFALMPHLNILDNTAFGMDLAGIPKAEREQKARDALQQVGLEAYAASYPDELSGGMRQRVGLARALANDPDILLMDEAFSALDPLIRTEMQDELVKLQSRQQRTIVFISHDLDEAMRIGDRIAIMRNGEVIQVGTPDEILNNPANDYVRTFFRGVDISQVFSAKDIARRRPVAIIRKSPGVGPRSALAILQEEDREFGYVLERGQKFIGIVSIESLKEAHKKQLPLDQALLSDPVPVPADMPLNELISLVAQAPCAIPVVGENNEYMGIISKGMLLQALDKEGSLND from the coding sequence ATGGCAATTAAACTTGAAGTAAAAAATCTCTACAAAATATTTGGCGAACATCCTGACCGTGCATTCGGGCTGATGGACAAGGGCTTGAATAAAGATCAGGTGTTTGAGAAGACCGGACTCACGGTCGGTGTCGAAAACGCCAATCTGGCCATTGAAGAAGGCGAGATATTCGTCATCATGGGATTATCCGGTTCTGGAAAATCCACGCTAGTACGCCTTCTCAATCGTCTGATAGAACCGACGCGCGGTCAGGTGCTGATCGACGGCGAAGATATCGCCCGAATCTCTGACGGCGCCCTGCGTGAAGTTCGCCGCAAAAAGATCAGTATGGTGTTTCAGTCGTTCGCGCTGATGCCCCATCTGAACATCCTCGACAATACCGCGTTCGGTATGGATCTGGCGGGCATCCCCAAAGCAGAGCGGGAGCAGAAAGCGCGCGACGCCCTGCAGCAGGTCGGACTGGAAGCCTACGCGGCATCCTATCCTGACGAGCTGTCCGGCGGGATGCGTCAGCGTGTGGGCCTGGCTCGCGCACTGGCCAACGACCCGGACATCCTGCTGATGGATGAAGCGTTTTCGGCGCTCGACCCCCTGATACGTACCGAAATGCAGGATGAGTTGGTCAAGCTGCAGTCTCGTCAGCAGCGCACCATCGTGTTCATTTCCCATGACCTCGACGAAGCCATGCGCATCGGCGACCGTATCGCCATCATGCGCAACGGCGAAGTGATTCAGGTGGGAACGCCGGATGAAATTTTGAACAACCCCGCCAACGACTACGTGCGTACCTTCTTCCGCGGCGTCGACATCAGCCAGGTGTTCAGCGCCAAAGACATCGCGCGCCGTCGACCGGTCGCTATCATCCGTAAATCGCCCGGCGTGGGGCCGCGTTCCGCGTTGGCCATTTTGCAGGAAGAGGACCGGGAATTCGGCTATGTGCTGGAGCGCGGCCAGAAATTCATCGGTATCGTATCGATCGAATCGCTGAAAGAGGCTCACAAGAAGCAATTGCCGCTGGATCAGGCGCTGCTGTCCGATCCGGTTCCGGTTCCCGCCGATATGCCGCTCAACGAGCTGATTTCCCTCGTGGCACAAGCTCCCTGCGCCATACCTGTCGTCGGTGAAAACAATGAGTACATGGGCATCATCTCTAAAGGGATGCTGCTGCAGGCACTGGATAAAGAGGGCTCTCTGAATGACTGA
- a CDS encoding glycoside hydrolase family 13 protein: protein MSSAAISLGIALWSGINPARSEGIEKTTTEATVVPRSGNFPAWWKEAVFYEVYPRSFKDSNGDGIGDLNGLIEKLDYLKTLGINAIWMTPHYDSPNTDSGYDIRDFKKIMKEYGTMADFDRLMAELKKRDMRLMIDVVINHTSDQNHWFVESRKSKDNPYRDYYFWRNGKNGGAPNNYRSFFGGGAWDKDPQTGQYYLHYFSKHQPDLNWDNPQVRNALYDIQRFWLNKGVSGLRFDTLATYSKIPGFPNLTDEEQMFFAQAYTQGPNLHRYIQEMHQKLFTQYDVVTAGELFGVPTSQVPLFFDQRRKELDLIFTFDLIRMDRDKDQRWLRRDWTLRDFKQVIARNDNLAGDYGWNTFFLSNHDNPRSLSHFGDDRPEWRERSAKALATVLLTQRATPFIFQGEELGMTNYPFKSMSDFDDLEAKGFWQDYVATGKVKPDVMMANLKQTSRDNARTPVQWDASANAGFTTGTPWLKVNPNYTEINAAKEIAQPDSIFNYYRTLIALRRQTPGLIYGHYADLSPENLDVYAYTRTTHDVRYLVVVNVKAQPVRYALPASMTIDRTLIESGANGAPAHNATSLTLQPWQSGIYRLNRSDVKCVSRLH from the coding sequence ATGTCGTCGGCGGCGATAAGCCTTGGGATAGCCTTGTGGAGCGGCATCAATCCGGCTCGGAGTGAAGGTATCGAGAAAACGACGACGGAAGCGACGGTGGTGCCGCGCTCCGGGAATTTTCCGGCCTGGTGGAAGGAAGCGGTATTTTACGAGGTCTATCCTCGTTCTTTCAAAGACAGCAATGGCGACGGCATCGGGGATCTCAATGGTCTGATTGAAAAACTGGATTATCTGAAAACTCTGGGTATTAACGCCATTTGGATGACGCCGCATTATGATTCACCGAATACCGATAGCGGCTACGATATTCGGGATTTCAAAAAAATAATGAAAGAATATGGGACCATGGCCGATTTCGATCGTCTGATGGCCGAATTGAAAAAACGCGATATGCGTTTAATGATTGATGTCGTTATTAATCATACCAGCGATCAAAATCATTGGTTCGTGGAAAGTCGAAAATCAAAAGATAATCCTTATCGCGATTATTATTTTTGGCGGAATGGTAAGAATGGCGGCGCGCCGAATAATTACCGTTCTTTCTTCGGCGGCGGCGCGTGGGATAAAGATCCGCAGACCGGCCAATATTATCTTCACTACTTCAGCAAACATCAGCCGGATCTGAACTGGGATAATCCTCAGGTACGGAATGCGCTGTACGACATTCAGCGCTTCTGGCTGAACAAAGGCGTTTCGGGTCTGCGTTTCGATACGCTCGCCACCTATTCCAAAATCCCCGGTTTTCCTAATCTGACCGACGAGGAGCAGATGTTCTTCGCCCAAGCCTACACTCAGGGTCCCAACCTGCATCGCTACATCCAGGAGATGCATCAAAAGTTATTCACCCAATACGACGTCGTCACCGCAGGGGAGCTGTTCGGCGTGCCGACGAGTCAGGTGCCCTTGTTCTTCGACCAGCGCCGCAAAGAGCTGGATCTGATTTTCACGTTCGACCTGATTCGTATGGATCGCGACAAAGACCAACGATGGCTGCGGCGGGATTGGACGCTGCGCGACTTCAAACAGGTCATCGCGCGCAACGACAATCTCGCGGGCGATTACGGTTGGAACACCTTCTTCCTGAGCAACCACGATAATCCGCGCTCGCTCTCTCATTTCGGCGACGATCGCCCGGAATGGCGGGAGCGTTCGGCGAAAGCGCTGGCCACCGTGCTGTTGACCCAGCGAGCCACGCCGTTCATTTTTCAGGGCGAGGAACTGGGCATGACCAATTACCCGTTCAAATCGATGTCGGATTTTGACGACCTTGAAGCCAAAGGCTTCTGGCAGGACTACGTGGCGACCGGGAAAGTCAAGCCGGACGTCATGATGGCGAATCTGAAGCAGACCAGCCGCGACAACGCCAGAACCCCTGTACAGTGGGACGCTTCGGCCAACGCCGGGTTCACCACCGGTACACCGTGGCTCAAGGTCAACCCCAACTACACGGAGATCAACGCCGCGAAGGAGATCGCCCAGCCGGACTCCATCTTCAACTATTACCGCACGCTGATTGCTCTGCGTCGCCAAACGCCGGGCCTCATTTATGGTCACTATGCCGACCTGTCTCCCGAAAACCTTGACGTTTACGCCTATACCCGCACCACCCATGACGTCCGTTATCTGGTGGTGGTCAACGTCAAGGCGCAGCCTGTGAGGTACGCGCTGCCGGCGTCCATGACCATCGACCGCACGTTAATCGAGAGCGGCGCAAACGGCGCGCCTGCGCATAATGCGACTTCTCTCACTCTTCAACCGTGGCAGTCCGGGATCTACCGGCTGAACCGATCGGACGTCAAATGCGTCAGCCGTCTCCACTAG
- a CDS encoding glycoside hydrolase family 13 protein — protein MNKLRLASLIAISLGIALCGNVPQVQAEPVEAASPQGAGIQRSDDYPVWWKQAVFYEVYLRSFKDGNGDGIGDFNGLIEKLDYLRNLGIDAIWITPHYDSPNQDSGYDVRDYKKVMKDFGTMEDFDRLVSEMKKRNMRLMIDIVFNHTSDEHPWFLKSKESTDNPYRGYYFWREGKNGGEPNNYPSLFSGPAWEKDPKTDQYYLHYFSVHQPDLDWGNPEVRKNLYDIMEFWLSKGVSGLRFDSINTISKQPGFPDLNQQQLHHTAASYGCGPNVHRYLKDMNDHVLSHHKDLVSAAEAFAVPQESLKDYVDQRRHEMDLAFTFESVLFYRYPGEKWHYKGWVLPQLKEVVQHANESGGEYGWLAFFLGSHDNPRVVSTLGDDRPEWRERSAKALGTLLLTQHATPFIYQGDELGMINAPFKSIDDYNDIETKAFYKNLVLSGKVKEDVFLNNVRITSREQGRTPLQWSAENNAGFTTGTPWYAVNPTYKEINAASEVDNPNSVYNHYRELIALRHRIPALVYGKYADLDSQNPDVFAYTRSLKGERYLMVINFKEKAIDYALPDRLAIGETLLESGQKAKPETNARVLNLQPWQAGIYKLK, from the coding sequence ATGAATAAACTGAGATTGGCATCGCTGATTGCGATAAGTCTAGGTATTGCCCTGTGCGGAAATGTCCCTCAGGTTCAGGCGGAGCCTGTGGAGGCCGCTTCTCCTCAAGGCGCCGGTATCCAGCGTTCCGACGATTACCCGGTCTGGTGGAAACAGGCTGTTTTTTATGAGGTCTATCTCCGCTCGTTCAAGGATGGTAACGGGGATGGTATCGGCGATTTCAACGGCTTGATCGAGAAGCTGGATTATTTGCGCAATCTGGGCATCGACGCCATCTGGATCACGCCTCATTACGACTCTCCAAACCAAGACAGCGGATACGACGTTCGCGATTATAAAAAGGTCATGAAAGACTTCGGTACGATGGAGGATTTCGACAGGCTCGTCTCTGAGATGAAGAAACGCAATATGCGCCTGATGATCGATATTGTGTTTAACCACACCAGTGATGAACACCCGTGGTTTCTAAAAAGCAAAGAGTCCACCGATAACCCGTATCGCGGCTATTATTTCTGGCGTGAAGGCAAAAACGGCGGCGAGCCCAACAACTATCCGTCGTTATTCAGCGGCCCGGCGTGGGAAAAAGATCCCAAGACCGATCAGTACTATCTTCACTACTTCAGCGTACATCAGCCGGATCTCGACTGGGGAAACCCAGAGGTCAGAAAAAATCTCTACGACATTATGGAGTTCTGGCTGTCGAAAGGGGTGTCCGGCCTGCGGTTCGACTCCATCAATACCATCTCCAAGCAGCCGGGATTCCCGGACCTGAACCAGCAGCAACTGCACCACACCGCGGCGAGCTATGGCTGTGGGCCCAATGTTCACCGTTATCTCAAAGATATGAACGATCACGTCCTGTCGCATCATAAGGACTTGGTGTCCGCCGCCGAAGCCTTCGCCGTGCCGCAAGAGTCGCTAAAAGATTATGTCGACCAGCGTCGTCATGAAATGGATTTGGCCTTTACCTTTGAGTCGGTGCTGTTCTACCGCTATCCGGGCGAAAAGTGGCATTACAAAGGCTGGGTGCTGCCGCAGTTGAAAGAAGTGGTGCAACACGCGAACGAATCCGGCGGCGAATATGGCTGGCTCGCGTTCTTCCTCGGCAGTCACGATAACCCGCGCGTCGTTTCCACCCTTGGCGACGACCGCCCGGAATGGCGTGAACGATCCGCGAAAGCGCTGGGCACGCTGCTGCTGACGCAGCACGCCACGCCGTTTATCTACCAGGGCGATGAACTGGGGATGATCAATGCGCCGTTCAAGTCCATCGACGACTACAACGATATTGAAACCAAAGCGTTCTATAAAAACCTGGTGCTCAGCGGCAAAGTGAAGGAGGACGTCTTCCTGAACAACGTTCGCATCACCTCGCGCGAACAGGGCAGAACGCCGCTGCAGTGGAGCGCCGAGAATAACGCGGGCTTCACGACCGGTACGCCGTGGTACGCAGTGAACCCGACCTACAAAGAGATCAATGCGGCGAGCGAGGTGGACAATCCGAATTCGGTCTATAACCACTATCGTGAACTGATCGCCCTGCGTCACCGCATCCCGGCGCTGGTTTACGGTAAATATGCAGATCTGGACTCGCAAAACCCCGACGTTTTCGCGTATACCCGCAGCTTGAAGGGCGAACGCTACCTGATGGTGATCAACTTCAAGGAAAAAGCGATCGACTATGCGCTGCCGGATCGTCTGGCGATAGGCGAAACGCTGCTGGAAAGCGGTCAAAAAGCAAAACCTGAAACCAATGCGAGGGTGCTTAATCTGCAACCGTGGCAGGCGGGGATCTACAAACTGAAATAA
- a CDS encoding NCS1 family nucleobase:cation symporter-1 → MPENTSSNRAMRTDYSPRLCNEDLAPVRSQNWSWYNIFSFWMSDVHSMGGYVVAASFFTLGLASWQVLLCLLAGIGIVQLCANLIARPSQISGVPYAVICRQAFGVFGANIPAVIRGLIAFAWYGIQTYLAANALMLALLKFYPSLIPLTEHHWLGLSALGWICFGILWLLQAMVFWHGMAAIKRFIDFAGPAVYAVMLGLAGWIVYQTGWEGISFTLSSQSLSPGEQLWQMITAVALVVSYFSGPLLNFGDFSRYGKSMREVRRGNFWGLPVNFLLFSIVTVVIVSGTQSLFGKMMTDPIETVSHIGNGVAVALGLLTMIIATIGINIVANFVSPAFDFSNCSPQRISFRAGGMIAAVGSILLTPWNLFQSPELIHYTLDVLAAFVGPLFGILLADFYLIKGGCVSVDDLFNATPQGRYWYRHGFNPKAVLALIPAVGICLFIGFMPSWHAVANFNWFIGAALGAGCYRFLARHERSPGYPIRRLSMPGVE, encoded by the coding sequence ATGCCAGAAAACACCTCATCGAACCGCGCTATGCGGACAGACTACAGCCCCAGGTTATGCAATGAGGATCTCGCGCCGGTGCGGTCGCAGAACTGGTCCTGGTATAACATTTTTTCCTTCTGGATGTCCGACGTGCACAGTATGGGCGGCTACGTCGTCGCGGCCAGTTTCTTTACGCTGGGGCTGGCCAGCTGGCAGGTGCTGCTCTGTCTGCTGGCCGGTATCGGCATCGTTCAGCTGTGCGCCAATCTGATCGCCAGACCCAGCCAGATAAGCGGCGTTCCCTATGCCGTAATTTGCCGTCAGGCCTTCGGGGTTTTCGGCGCCAATATTCCGGCGGTGATCCGCGGACTGATCGCCTTCGCCTGGTACGGTATACAAACCTATCTGGCCGCCAACGCGCTGATGCTGGCACTGCTGAAGTTCTACCCCTCACTGATCCCGCTGACCGAGCATCACTGGCTGGGCCTGTCCGCACTGGGCTGGATATGCTTCGGCATCCTTTGGCTGCTACAGGCCATGGTGTTCTGGCACGGCATGGCGGCCATCAAACGTTTTATCGATTTCGCCGGTCCGGCGGTCTATGCGGTAATGCTGGGGCTGGCCGGCTGGATTGTCTACCAGACCGGCTGGGAGGGCATCTCCTTCACGCTCTCCAGTCAATCGCTGAGCCCCGGCGAACAGCTGTGGCAGATGATCACCGCCGTCGCGCTGGTGGTGTCCTACTTCTCCGGCCCGCTGCTGAACTTCGGCGACTTTTCCCGGTATGGTAAGAGCATGCGCGAGGTTCGTCGCGGCAACTTCTGGGGACTGCCGGTCAATTTCCTGCTGTTCTCCATCGTGACGGTGGTTATCGTTTCCGGTACGCAGTCGCTGTTCGGCAAGATGATGACCGATCCTATCGAAACCGTGAGCCACATCGGCAACGGCGTTGCCGTCGCGCTGGGCCTGTTAACCATGATCATCGCCACCATCGGCATCAACATCGTGGCGAACTTCGTGTCGCCGGCCTTCGACTTCTCCAACTGTTCGCCGCAGCGGATCAGTTTCCGCGCAGGCGGGATGATCGCCGCCGTAGGCTCGATCCTGCTGACGCCCTGGAACCTCTTCCAGTCACCCGAACTGATCCACTACACGCTGGACGTTTTGGCCGCCTTTGTCGGCCCGCTATTCGGGATCCTGCTGGCTGACTTTTATCTGATTAAGGGCGGATGCGTGTCCGTTGACGATCTGTTCAACGCGACTCCGCAGGGGCGTTACTGGTATCGACATGGCTTTAATCCCAAAGCCGTTTTGGCGCTGATCCCCGCCGTCGGCATTTGTCTCTTTATCGGCTTTATGCCGTCGTGGCACGCGGTCGCTAATTTCAACTGGTTTATCGGCGCAGCGCTGGGCGCAGGCTGCTACCGCTTTTTGGCTCGCCATGAACGCAGCCCGGGTTATCCGATTCGCCGCCTGTCTATGCCCGGTGTGGAATAG
- a CDS encoding GntR family transcriptional regulator, with translation MNYTYGLEDETLSQQKDEVIYHALLNAIVEHQLLPGTKLPEEALAEVFGVSRTGIRKVLQRLAAVQMITLAPKRGAQVATPSIEEARQIFRTRSLLECANLPQVTEHCRPAHYKALEKVVQAEDRAHQEQNGAEAIRQSAAFHIQLQAISGNAVLTGMVSQLTLRSSLVIAAYGAPWQQGCRCHDHQHLITLLRDKNTAVLISEMQRHFDDITAHLRFDRDDSVTPDFSRLFAHLHGQEPA, from the coding sequence ATGAACTATACCTATGGTCTTGAAGACGAAACGCTTTCTCAGCAAAAGGACGAGGTGATTTATCACGCGTTGCTGAATGCGATTGTGGAACACCAGCTGCTGCCGGGCACCAAATTGCCGGAAGAGGCGCTGGCGGAGGTCTTCGGCGTGAGCCGCACCGGCATCCGCAAAGTGCTGCAGCGTCTTGCCGCAGTGCAAATGATCACCCTGGCGCCCAAACGTGGTGCACAGGTCGCCACGCCTTCGATAGAAGAAGCGCGGCAAATCTTCCGCACCCGCAGCCTGCTGGAGTGCGCCAACCTGCCGCAGGTGACGGAACACTGCCGGCCCGCTCACTACAAGGCGCTGGAGAAGGTGGTGCAGGCGGAAGATCGGGCTCATCAGGAGCAGAACGGCGCGGAGGCGATCCGCCAGTCCGCCGCGTTTCACATACAGCTACAGGCTATCTCCGGCAATGCGGTATTAACCGGCATGGTGTCTCAGCTTACGCTGCGATCGTCGCTGGTGATCGCCGCCTACGGTGCGCCGTGGCAGCAGGGGTGTCGCTGTCACGATCATCAGCACTTGATCACGCTGTTGCGAGACAAAAATACGGCGGTGCTCATATCGGAAATGCAACGTCATTTCGACGATATCACCGCCCATCTGCGATTTGATCGCGACGATAGCGTGACGCCGGATTTCTCCCGCCTCTTCGCCCACCTTCATGGACAGGAGCCAGCATGA
- a CDS encoding aspartate/glutamate racemase family protein gives MSRCVIQVINPNTSREMTDTIDAAARRVANADTEILSVCASYGAPSVEGHVDEAIAALGVLAQIQQGRSQGVHGHVIACFGDPGLLAARELATAPVVGIAEAAMHMATLVATRFSIVTTLPRTLIIARHLLHQYGFERHCAALHAIDLPVLALEDGQGLAQQKVREQCIQSKQKDGSGAIVLGCGGMADLAVELTHELGIPVIDGVSAAVKLIESLVGMGLTTSKHGDLDYPLPKPLTGPFSQLR, from the coding sequence ATGAGCCGCTGTGTGATACAGGTCATCAACCCGAACACCAGCCGGGAAATGACGGATACCATCGACGCCGCGGCGCGGCGAGTCGCTAACGCAGACACCGAAATACTGTCTGTCTGTGCGTCTTACGGCGCACCGTCGGTAGAAGGGCATGTCGATGAAGCCATCGCGGCCCTCGGCGTGCTGGCGCAGATCCAACAAGGCCGGTCGCAGGGCGTACACGGTCATGTCATCGCCTGCTTCGGCGATCCGGGTCTGTTGGCGGCACGCGAGCTGGCCACTGCGCCCGTCGTCGGCATTGCCGAAGCCGCAATGCACATGGCGACGCTGGTGGCGACGCGCTTTTCTATCGTCACCACGTTGCCGCGCACGCTGATCATCGCGCGACACCTGCTGCATCAGTATGGTTTTGAGCGCCACTGTGCTGCGCTGCACGCCATCGATCTTCCGGTGCTGGCGCTGGAAGACGGGCAGGGATTGGCGCAACAGAAAGTGCGCGAACAGTGTATACAATCGAAACAAAAAGATGGATCCGGTGCGATAGTGCTGGGCTGCGGCGGCATGGCGGATCTGGCCGTTGAATTGACGCATGAGCTGGGGATCCCGGTGATCGACGGCGTCAGCGCCGCGGTTAAACTGATTGAATCGCTGGTGGGGATGGGATTGACCACCAGCAAACACGGCGACCTCGACTATCCGCTGCCCAAACCGCTGACCGGCCCGTTCAGCCAGCTGCGCTGA